tGGGAAGCAGCCAAGAATGCTGAGCCAGCCAAGGACGTTACAAGTCAGCCAGTAAGCGCTGAGACTACAGCAGCATCCAACACCCAGACTGAGCCCTACAGCCAGCAGGTCACCATGATGCCTGTACAGGTACCGAAGAGGGGCTGTCTCAATCTATAGACAGCACTGTGCACATAGTGCTCgctgttttgatttttgtcaATTTTCACCAAAAACAGTCAAAGGAGCAGAAAGGTTTATACTCTTAACTTATCCACATTTTGTATGAACTCTCTCATATCTCTCTCCAGCTGCCGGTAGCCCAGGCTGTTCCCAGTGCTGTAGGTTTGGTGCCTCCCACCTTCCCTGTCACCATGGGCATACCCCCACCAGGCTACGGGCCGCCCCCACCCTTCATAAGGGCTGGCTTCAATGCGTCACAGCCTCCACCAGGTAAATAACGTAAACGGTGGTATAGACATCAGTCCTACAGAAATTCACAAGCTTACACAGAATCATTTTCTGCTGTACAGGTTTTATGCAGGCAGCACAGACGGCAGCCATGGCCTCAGCAACCACTTGTGAGTATTTACGAGAGTCTACCCTTATAAGTAATACATGCATATAGCTCTGAAAATGTCCTTACATGGCATTTAGTTGGAATTTATTAGCTTGCATTAAATTTCTTGTGTATTCTATACCCACCTGTAGCTCTCGTGCAGCCTTCTGTGGCAACCAGCCAAGAAGCTGTTAAGGACTCGCCATTCAGCGCTATAATTCCTCCAACCAGCACTATTCCTGGTAGCTTCATGGCCTCAGCCATCCCTGGAGCCGGTATGTTCAACCCAGTGGGAGTCCAACCTCAGCAGGCCACCAATGAGAAAACAGCTCAGTCTGCAGAGGgtatggatgctgctgcagagcttaCACTGCAAGGTGAAGCAATGCTAATGTCGTCTTATGTGAAATAGACGAACATACTTTCCAACAGACACACTTTCATCATATGTCatataatattttcatttttttgtggaTATAGAAGTTATTTGTATTGGCAACAAGAATTTTAacatttgtttctgtcattgtcTGTTGTCCCCAGGCATGCAGAATGCAGTCCGCAGTGGGATGGGTCTCCTCGGCATGCATCCCACAGCTTCCCTCGCCCACCCACTGCATCAGCCTGGTCTGACTGGACAGAGAATGCCTGGCCTGCTGCCTCTGGATGTCCGACCTAACCTTCTCCAACCTGGGGCCGCTGCCCGCTTCCCGCTCCTCATGCAACACGGCCCCACCCAGCAAGCTGCTGGCCTCCTCGACAGTACCCTCCAGGCTCAAGCCCGTGCCAGGGCTCCCTTTTCTCAGCTGGACCCCTTCAACCGGGCCCCCAACcttacaaatgaaaatttaACCAAGACGGAAGATGAGTCTTCCTCTGGGGCCGATGAGGGCAAAGACCAGGACTACCGTTTCCCTCCAATGGAAAAGCAGAGCACGGGCCTGTTGAGGACCCCTCCACCAGAGCATAGGGAGGCCCTTGGAGGAGCTGGTGGTGCAggaagtggtggaggaggaggcaggccTCCCTTGCTCCAGACCCCAGGGACTCAGCCAGCTAGAACCAGTCTAGCTGGACGTCTGCAGGCTCTTGCAGGCTTCACTCCTGATAACCGCTGGAACCAGACCAGAGGGGACTTTGATGAACGAGATAGCATGCGAGGAGGCCTCCAGGCCTCGGTCGGTCCAAAAGGCTTCCAGGAGGAGCGCCCCGCACCTGGGCAGACCTTCCCCAACCGCTTTGACAGCCGTCCTGGGACAGCAGGGGGCGCAGCTGGAGTTTCAGGAAGTGCTGGAGCTGTTGGGGGTCCACAGGCCTGGAACCGTAGTGGTGCTGCCGCAGCACCATTTGACAGTGAAATACATCAAGACCTTGATGAACGAAGACGCCCGTgggacagacaaagagacagagatgaaagagatTTTGACTTCAGGAGGGAGATGAATGGTAACCGCCACAgccgagagagagagcgggatcGCGAGAGGGATCGAGACAGGGAGCGAGGCCGAGAGCGTCCCAGGGAGCACGAACGTGACAGAGACCGTGACAAGGAGAGAGACCGCGAGAGGGAACGTGAACGTGGGGGCTGGActcctcttctccctttgcctACGCCTCTGCTTCCTACTCCACCTCTTAATCCCAACCTGACCCTGAACCAAGGCAAACTGCTTGCACCACTCAAATTGAACCCCCAGATTCAGCCACGATTCCAGTCCCCACTACTGCCCCAAGCTCAGGCCAAGCCCTCTCTGCTGGGTCTTAATCAGCCGCTGCCTCAGGGTCAGGTTAAGTCTCCGCCTCCATCACAGAGCCAAGCAGCTGTGACTGAGCCCCAGTCAGACACCCCAGCTCCGTCTGAGACACCTCAGGCACAGTCACCTCCCTCAGCCGAATCACCTGACCCATCATCTGACAGCAAGGGTCAGAGCCCACTGACTGAGGCTCCCACCGAGGCAGAGTCATCACCACAACCCGAGACCCCTCCTCAAACAGAATCGCCATCCCAGCCAACGGCCCAGTCCCCCTCTAAAACCACTGCTTCTATAGACAGTGAGACCCCAAGCCAAGCCTCACCACTGGTTGAGGCCTCATCCCAGGACTCACCTGTGGCCTTCACACAAGCTGCCAGCCCCCTTGAAGAGATGACTCCTtctctggaggagcaggagagcccacaaaaggatgaggaggagtcACAAGAGCGAGCCTCCTCACCTGAACCACAGTGGGTCAATGGACCTGGGATGGACAGTAATACTGTGGATGAACCCACACCCGAGGCCTCCCCTGAGCCCTCCCCCGAGCCCACTCAAGGACTCTCCTCCGAGTCTGTGCTCCCTGAAAGTGAAccagagcaggagcagcttgCCTCTCCTAAGGACGTAAACAATGAACAGAGTGAGCCCATGGAGGAAGCTGCGAGTCAGCCAGTGGTAGACACTGTCACAGACACTGAGGGGACATAATCATCACTCAGTAGGTAAAAGATCATTTTGTAAAgttgtctcttcttctctgtactCATGTCAGCAAACCACCACCACACGGGACATGGCGAATACTGAGTCACATCAGTTATTGTCTGATAACCAATAACAAATGATTTTATCTCTCACAAATACCAGTGTACTTAAAGAGAAGGCTCCTTAGCTGATATATTAAATAGacaattttgtttgtgttttatt
This window of the Chaetodon auriga isolate fChaAug3 chromosome 14, fChaAug3.hap1, whole genome shotgun sequence genome carries:
- the scaf8 gene encoding SR-related and CTD-associated factor 8 isoform X1 — translated: MEAVKAFNNELYSLNEYKPPISKAKMTQITKSGIKAIKFYKHVVQSVEKFIQKCKPEYKVPGLYVIDSIVRQSRHQFGTEKDVFAPRFSKNIIATFQHLYRCPSDDKSKIVRVLNLWQKNAVFKSDIIQPLLDMAAGIPPPSVTPVIPSSAAPVNNTTPGTPATPATPANIVQGLPDWASQITNTDTVAAVAQILQSPQGQQLQQLVQSLQMQQQKPQPSLLQALDAGLVVQLQALTAQLTAAATANSLNPLEQRVSSFNKKLLGPFDFGNDSERSEDSKKDTSSSQLPMVSEPINSSLFHQLAEQLQQQNLEQFQKQLLEHQQHQQKAMGMEGQDSIFGQENSVATAQSSSQAQLPEPENKLDDSIDNQQQDMDLDEGPDGMEEEIFETEEKKIVSTRSRTRSRSRSRSPKRRRSRSRSGSRKRKHRKRSRSRSRDRKRKSSRSYSSERRAREREKERQKKGLPPIRSKTLSVCSTTLWVGQVDKKATQQDLTNLFEEFGQIESINMIPPRGCAYICMVHRQDAYRARQKLSTGSFKIGSKIIKIAWALNKGVKQEYKQFWDVDLGVTYIPWEKVKVDDLDGFAEGGIIDQETVNDEWEAAKNAEPAKDVTSQPVSAETTAASNTQTEPYSQQVTMMPVQLPVAQAVPSAVGLVPPTFPVTMGIPPPGYGPPPPFIRAGFNASQPPPGFMQAAQTAAMASATTSLVQPSVATSQEAVKDSPFSAIIPPTSTIPGSFMASAIPGAGMFNPVGVQPQQATNEKTAQSAEGMDAAAELTLQGMQNAVRSGMGLLGMHPTASLAHPLHQPGLTGQRMPGLLPLDVRPNLLQPGAAARFPLLMQHGPTQQAAGLLDSTLQAQARARAPFSQLDPFNRAPNLTNENLTKTEDESSSGADEGKDQDYRFPPMEKQSTGLLRTPPPEHREALGGAGGAGSGGGGGRPPLLQTPGTQPARTSLAGRLQALAGFTPDNRWNQTRGDFDERDSMRGGLQASVGPKGFQEERPAPGQTFPNRFDSRPGTAGGAAGVSGSAGAVGGPQAWNRSGAAAAPFDSEIHQDLDERRRPWDRQRDRDERDFDFRREMNGNRHSRERERDRERDRDRERGRERPREHERDRDRDKERDRERERERGGWTPLLPLPTPLLPTPPLNPNLTLNQGKLLAPLKLNPQIQPRFQSPLLPQAQAKPSLLGLNQPLPQGQVKSPPPSQSQAAVTEPQSDTPAPSETPQAQSPPSAESPDPSSDSKGQSPLTEAPTEAESSPQPETPPQTESPSQPTAQSPSKTTASIDSETPSQASPLVEASSQDSPVAFTQAASPLEEMTPSLEEQESPQKDEEESQERASSPEPQWVNGPGMDSNTVDEPTPEASPEPSPEPTQGLSSESVLPESEPEQEQLASPKDVNNEQSEPMEEAASQPVVDTVTDTEGT
- the scaf8 gene encoding SR-related and CTD-associated factor 8 isoform X2, with product MEAVKAFNNELYSLNEYKPPISKAKMTQITKSGIKAIKFYKHVVQSVEKFIQKCKPEYKVPGLYVIDSIVRQSRHQFGTEKDVFAPRFSKNIIATFQHLYRCPSDDKSKIVRVLNLWQKNAVFKSDIIQPLLDMAAGIPPPSVTPVIPSSAAPVNNTTPGTPATPATPANIVQGLPDWASQITNTDTVAAVAQILQSPQGQQLQQLVQSLQMQQQKPQPSLLQALDAGLVVQLQALTAQLTAAATANSLNPLEQRVSSFNKKLLGPFDFGNDSERSEDSKKDTSSSQLPMVSEPINSSLFHQLAEQLQQQNLEQFQKQLLEHQQHQQKAMGMEGQDSIFGQENSVATAQSSSQAQLPEPENKLDDSIDNQQQDMDLDEGPDGMEEEIFETEEKKIVSTRSRTRSRSRSRSPKRRRSRSRSGSRKRKHRKRSRSRSRDRKRKSSRSYSSERRAREREKERQKKGLPPIRSKTLSVCSTTLWVGQVDKKATQQDLTNLFEEFGQIESINMIPPRGCAYICMVHRQDAYRARQKLSTGSFKIGSKIIKIAWALNKGVKQEYKQFWDVDLGVTYIPWEKVKVDDLDGFAEGGIIDQETVNDEWEAAKNAEPAKDVTSQPVSAETTAASNTQTEPYSQQVTMMPVQLPVAQAVPSAVGLVPPTFPVTMGIPPPGYGPPPPFIRAGFNASQPPPGFMQAAQTAAMASATTSLVQPSVATSQEAVKDSPFSAIIPPTSTIPGSFMASAIPGAGMFNPVGVQPQQATNEKTAQSAEGMQNAVRSGMGLLGMHPTASLAHPLHQPGLTGQRMPGLLPLDVRPNLLQPGAAARFPLLMQHGPTQQAAGLLDSTLQAQARARAPFSQLDPFNRAPNLTNENLTKTEDESSSGADEGKDQDYRFPPMEKQSTGLLRTPPPEHREALGGAGGAGSGGGGGRPPLLQTPGTQPARTSLAGRLQALAGFTPDNRWNQTRGDFDERDSMRGGLQASVGPKGFQEERPAPGQTFPNRFDSRPGTAGGAAGVSGSAGAVGGPQAWNRSGAAAAPFDSEIHQDLDERRRPWDRQRDRDERDFDFRREMNGNRHSRERERDRERDRDRERGRERPREHERDRDRDKERDRERERERGGWTPLLPLPTPLLPTPPLNPNLTLNQGKLLAPLKLNPQIQPRFQSPLLPQAQAKPSLLGLNQPLPQGQVKSPPPSQSQAAVTEPQSDTPAPSETPQAQSPPSAESPDPSSDSKGQSPLTEAPTEAESSPQPETPPQTESPSQPTAQSPSKTTASIDSETPSQASPLVEASSQDSPVAFTQAASPLEEMTPSLEEQESPQKDEEESQERASSPEPQWVNGPGMDSNTVDEPTPEASPEPSPEPTQGLSSESVLPESEPEQEQLASPKDVNNEQSEPMEEAASQPVVDTVTDTEGT
- the scaf8 gene encoding SR-related and CTD-associated factor 8 isoform X3, whose product is MAAGIPPPSVTPVIPSSAAPVNNTTPGTPATPATPANIVQGLPDWASQITNTDTVAAVAQILQSPQGQQLQQLVQSLQMQQQKPQPSLLQALDAGLVVQLQALTAQLTAAATANSLNPLEQRVSSFNKKLLGPFDFGNDSERSEDSKKDTSSSQLPMVSEPINSSLFHQLAEQLQQQNLEQFQKQLLEHQQHQQKAMGMEGQDSIFGQENSVATAQSSSQAQLPEPENKLDDSIDNQQQDMDLDEGPDGMEEEIFETEEKKIVSTRSRTRSRSRSRSPKRRRSRSRSGSRKRKHRKRSRSRSRDRKRKSSRSYSSERRAREREKERQKKGLPPIRSKTLSVCSTTLWVGQVDKKATQQDLTNLFEEFGQIESINMIPPRGCAYICMVHRQDAYRARQKLSTGSFKIGSKIIKIAWALNKGVKQEYKQFWDVDLGVTYIPWEKVKVDDLDGFAEGGIIDQETVNDEWEAAKNAEPAKDVTSQPVSAETTAASNTQTEPYSQQVTMMPVQLPVAQAVPSAVGLVPPTFPVTMGIPPPGYGPPPPFIRAGFNASQPPPGFMQAAQTAAMASATTSLVQPSVATSQEAVKDSPFSAIIPPTSTIPGSFMASAIPGAGMFNPVGVQPQQATNEKTAQSAEGMDAAAELTLQGMQNAVRSGMGLLGMHPTASLAHPLHQPGLTGQRMPGLLPLDVRPNLLQPGAAARFPLLMQHGPTQQAAGLLDSTLQAQARARAPFSQLDPFNRAPNLTNENLTKTEDESSSGADEGKDQDYRFPPMEKQSTGLLRTPPPEHREALGGAGGAGSGGGGGRPPLLQTPGTQPARTSLAGRLQALAGFTPDNRWNQTRGDFDERDSMRGGLQASVGPKGFQEERPAPGQTFPNRFDSRPGTAGGAAGVSGSAGAVGGPQAWNRSGAAAAPFDSEIHQDLDERRRPWDRQRDRDERDFDFRREMNGNRHSRERERDRERDRDRERGRERPREHERDRDRDKERDRERERERGGWTPLLPLPTPLLPTPPLNPNLTLNQGKLLAPLKLNPQIQPRFQSPLLPQAQAKPSLLGLNQPLPQGQVKSPPPSQSQAAVTEPQSDTPAPSETPQAQSPPSAESPDPSSDSKGQSPLTEAPTEAESSPQPETPPQTESPSQPTAQSPSKTTASIDSETPSQASPLVEASSQDSPVAFTQAASPLEEMTPSLEEQESPQKDEEESQERASSPEPQWVNGPGMDSNTVDEPTPEASPEPSPEPTQGLSSESVLPESEPEQEQLASPKDVNNEQSEPMEEAASQPVVDTVTDTEGT